A genomic window from Massilia sp. METH4 includes:
- a CDS encoding Na+/H+ antiporter subunit E yields MTRWLPFPIASLALCALWLLLNQAIDPANVLFGAALGIAIPLLARRLQPLGYPRLRKPVVFVRLLGMAAVEIVRSCFGVCRIILFKDHGTVNSQFIRVPLTMRDEYGLAVLSCLINMTPGTVWVEILPERHELSLHVFDLHDAGWWIETIQARYERPLMQIFETEDHDGNPA; encoded by the coding sequence ATGACCCGCTGGCTGCCGTTCCCCATCGCCTCGCTGGCCTTGTGCGCGCTGTGGCTGCTGCTGAACCAGGCGATCGACCCGGCCAATGTGCTGTTCGGCGCCGCGCTCGGCATCGCGATCCCGCTGCTCGCGCGGCGCCTGCAGCCGCTGGGTTATCCGCGGCTGCGCAAGCCGGTGGTATTCGTGCGCCTGCTCGGCATGGCGGCCGTGGAGATCGTCCGCTCCTGCTTCGGCGTGTGCCGCATCATCCTGTTCAAGGATCACGGCACCGTGAACTCGCAATTCATTCGCGTGCCGCTGACGATGCGCGACGAATACGGGCTGGCCGTGCTGTCCTGCCTGATCAACATGACGCCCGGCACGGTGTGGGTGGAGATCCTGCCCGAGCGCCACGAACTGTCGCTGCACGTATTCGACCTGCACGACGCCGGCTGGTGGATCGAGACGATCCAGGCGCGCTACGAACGGCCGCTGATGCAGATCTTTGAAACGGAGGACCACGATGGAAACCCTGCTTGA
- a CDS encoding heavy metal sensor histidine kinase, translated as MIRLRRSLAARVTAMFVLIVALAASGLGTYLYAHFVSEIERRDDTALLGKLRQIQLLLGRPGAAELLRSQPDLFRDTMSGQENSLVRFLAPDGTVLADINASGERYPVPPSAGPSPGRAAIAGWTGSRGDRGRVVAGSARLDGSPVTVVVARLYAERAAMFAAYRRHIAWAVALSALAAAVCSALMLHRGLRSLRTVASHAALVRPGTLAQRLDAGDAPSELLPLIDALNAMLERLQAGYERLSGFSADLAHEFRTPVANLLGQSQVMLAQPRGADEYEALLASNIEELERLARMIESMLFLARAEQDEVLPARQELDAPAELAKIADFYEGMAEERSLRLACTGGGTVLADPLLLRRALANLVSNAMRHADEGSIVTLHAQASAGATVLSVENTGAPIAPEHLPHLFERFYRADTARGNADGSTGLGLAIVRAIMDVHGGSAGVEVAGACIRFTLAFPTAGTVRGPDH; from the coding sequence ATGATCCGGTTGCGCCGCTCCCTCGCCGCCCGTGTGACGGCGATGTTCGTGCTGATCGTGGCGCTGGCCGCGTCCGGCCTGGGCACCTACCTGTATGCCCACTTCGTGAGCGAGATCGAGCGGCGCGACGACACCGCGCTGCTCGGCAAGCTGCGGCAGATCCAGCTGCTGCTGGGCCGCCCCGGCGCCGCCGAGCTGCTGCGCTCGCAGCCCGACCTGTTTCGCGACACGATGAGCGGCCAGGAAAATTCGCTGGTGCGCTTCCTGGCGCCGGACGGCACGGTACTCGCCGACATCAATGCCAGCGGGGAGCGGTATCCGGTTCCCCCTTCGGCCGGCCCGTCGCCAGGCCGTGCCGCCATCGCCGGCTGGACCGGCAGCCGCGGTGATCGGGGCCGCGTCGTGGCCGGTTCCGCCCGGCTCGATGGCAGCCCGGTCACGGTCGTCGTCGCCCGCCTGTACGCCGAGCGCGCCGCCATGTTCGCGGCCTACCGCCGGCACATCGCCTGGGCGGTCGCCCTGAGCGCGCTGGCGGCAGCCGTGTGCAGCGCCTTGATGCTGCACCGGGGCCTGCGGTCGCTGCGCACGGTGGCCAGCCACGCGGCGCTGGTGCGCCCCGGCACGCTGGCGCAGCGGCTCGACGCCGGCGACGCGCCTTCGGAATTGCTGCCGCTGATCGACGCGCTGAATGCCATGCTGGAGCGCCTTCAGGCGGGCTACGAGCGCCTGTCCGGCTTTTCGGCCGACCTCGCGCATGAATTCCGCACGCCCGTCGCCAACCTGCTGGGGCAAAGCCAGGTGATGCTGGCGCAGCCGCGCGGCGCCGACGAGTACGAGGCGCTGCTTGCCTCCAACATCGAGGAACTGGAACGGCTGGCGCGCATGATCGAGAGCATGCTGTTCCTCGCGCGCGCGGAGCAGGATGAGGTGCTGCCGGCCCGGCAGGAACTCGACGCGCCGGCCGAACTGGCCAAGATCGCCGACTTCTACGAGGGCATGGCGGAGGAACGCAGCTTGCGGCTGGCCTGCACGGGTGGCGGCACGGTGCTGGCCGACCCGCTGCTGCTGCGGCGCGCGCTCGCCAACCTGGTGTCGAACGCCATGCGGCATGCCGACGAAGGCAGTATCGTCACGCTGCATGCGCAAGCCAGCGCCGGCGCAACGGTACTGAGCGTCGAGAACACCGGCGCGCCGATCGCGCCGGAACACCTGCCCCATCTGTTCGAGCGCTTCTACCGGGCCGACACCGCGCGCGGCAATGCCGACGGGTCGACGGGGCTGGGCCTTGCCATCGTACGGGCCATCATGGACGTGCACGGCGGCTCGGCCGGTGTCGAGGTGGCGGGCGCCTGCATCCGCTTCACGCTGGCCTTTCCCACCGCCGGTACCGTCCGCGGGCCGGACCATTGA
- the mnhG gene encoding monovalent cation/H(+) antiporter subunit G yields MSGIEQLPGWAALPVALLLVLGATIILVGALGLLRLRTFYQRIHGPAIAVTLGAGCLLLASMVYFTVAQSRLVIHEIIIAVFILLTAPVVAMTLMRAAVYRDLRARRGDVGATEGGVYSLSEDEAGEPPKS; encoded by the coding sequence ATGAGCGGCATCGAACAGCTGCCCGGCTGGGCCGCACTGCCGGTGGCGCTGCTGCTGGTGCTGGGCGCCACGATCATCCTGGTTGGCGCCCTCGGCCTGCTGCGGCTGCGTACCTTCTACCAGCGCATCCACGGCCCCGCCATCGCCGTCACGCTGGGCGCCGGCTGCCTGCTGCTGGCGTCGATGGTGTACTTCACCGTGGCGCAATCGCGGCTGGTGATCCACGAGATCATCATCGCCGTCTTCATCCTGCTCACCGCCCCCGTGGTGGCGATGACGCTGATGCGCGCCGCCGTATACCGCGACCTGCGCGCCCGGCGCGGCGACGTGGGAGCGACCGAGGGCGGCGTCTACAGCCTGTCCGAAGACGAGGCGGGCGAGCCGCCGAAGTCCTGA
- a CDS encoding monovalent cation/H+ antiporter subunit D — translation MTWTEHLVIVPVLLPLLCGAALAPLTQGWHRLKFAVAYASALGLLANAVALAWLADIGWPHGMGVYLAANWAAPFGIALVADRLAAGMLVLTALLALAALHYAQPRWGRIGVHFHPLFQFLLMGINGAFLTHDLFNLFVFFEVMLAASYGLLLHGYNVERLRASLHYIAVNLVASLFFLIGVALIYATTGTLNMADMAGRVGTLSGDDIALLKAGVAILSLAFLVKAAMWPLGFWLPTTYAAACPPVAAMLVLMTKVGAYAILRVWLLAFADGAGPLAHYGYDALLWGGMATIVFGAAGMLATDTAGRLAGYAAIVSSGTLLAVIGYGEPAVVAAGLYYFVASTVAIAAFMLLIELVDRIRTPGAAMLALTAEVYAVEDTPAEPKGRGVPAAMAILALAFAACALTIAGLPPLSGFVAKFGLFHALVNPGPHAAPIGPAGWTLIALVIVSGLAAIVSLMRFGVRTFWTAGIVAPPSLHGAEVLPVGALLLVSVLLTVGAQPVSDYLARASADIHRPGLYVDRVLRTPAVPNPAPAAEAP, via the coding sequence ATGACGTGGACCGAGCATCTCGTGATCGTTCCCGTGCTGCTGCCGCTGCTGTGCGGCGCGGCGCTGGCGCCGCTCACGCAGGGCTGGCACCGCCTCAAGTTCGCCGTGGCGTATGCCTCGGCACTGGGATTGCTTGCCAATGCGGTGGCGCTCGCGTGGCTGGCCGACATCGGCTGGCCGCACGGGATGGGTGTGTACCTGGCCGCCAACTGGGCCGCGCCATTCGGCATCGCGCTGGTGGCGGACCGGCTGGCCGCCGGCATGCTCGTGCTGACGGCGCTGCTGGCGCTCGCCGCGCTGCATTACGCGCAGCCGCGCTGGGGCCGCATCGGCGTGCATTTCCATCCGCTGTTCCAGTTCCTGCTGATGGGCATCAACGGGGCCTTCCTCACGCACGACCTGTTCAACCTTTTCGTGTTTTTCGAAGTGATGCTGGCGGCGTCCTACGGCCTGCTGCTGCACGGGTATAACGTGGAGCGCCTGCGCGCCAGCCTGCACTACATCGCCGTGAACCTGGTCGCCTCGCTGTTCTTCCTGATCGGCGTGGCGCTGATCTACGCCACCACCGGCACGCTGAACATGGCCGACATGGCCGGGCGCGTCGGCACCCTGTCGGGCGACGATATCGCCTTGCTGAAAGCCGGCGTGGCCATCCTGTCGCTGGCTTTCCTCGTCAAGGCGGCAATGTGGCCGCTGGGCTTCTGGCTGCCCACCACGTATGCCGCGGCCTGCCCGCCGGTGGCTGCCATGCTGGTATTGATGACCAAGGTGGGCGCCTATGCGATCCTGCGCGTCTGGCTCCTCGCGTTCGCCGATGGCGCCGGCCCGCTGGCGCACTACGGCTACGACGCGCTGCTGTGGGGCGGCATGGCCACCATCGTGTTCGGCGCGGCCGGCATGCTGGCCACGGACACGGCCGGCCGGCTGGCCGGCTACGCCGCCATCGTGTCCTCCGGCACGTTGCTGGCGGTGATCGGCTATGGCGAGCCGGCCGTGGTGGCCGCGGGGCTGTATTACTTCGTCGCCTCCACGGTGGCGATCGCCGCGTTCATGCTGCTGATCGAGCTGGTGGACCGCATCCGCACGCCCGGCGCCGCGATGCTGGCGCTCACGGCCGAGGTCTACGCGGTGGAGGATACGCCGGCCGAGCCGAAGGGAAGGGGCGTGCCGGCGGCGATGGCGATCCTGGCGCTGGCGTTCGCCGCCTGCGCGCTCACGATCGCCGGGCTGCCGCCGCTGTCCGGCTTCGTCGCCAAGTTCGGCCTGTTCCATGCGCTCGTCAATCCCGGCCCGCATGCGGCGCCGATCGGGCCGGCCGGCTGGACGCTGATCGCGCTCGTCATCGTCTCTGGCCTGGCGGCCATCGTGTCGCTGATGCGCTTCGGTGTGCGCACGTTCTGGACCGCGGGCATCGTCGCGCCGCCCAGCCTGCACGGCGCCGAAGTGCTGCCGGTGGGCGCGCTGCTGCTGGTTTCCGTGCTGCTCACGGTGGGGGCGCAGCCAGTGTCCGATTACCTGGCCCGCGCCAGCGCCGACATCCACCGGCCCGGCCTCTACGTCGACCGTGTGCTGCGCACGCCGGCGGTCCCGAATCCCGCGCCGGCCGCGGAGGCGCCATGA
- a CDS encoding K+/H+ antiporter subunit F, whose product METLLELAIGYALVCVLAAMVLCALRLLIGPSAHDRVLALDTLWMCGMLLAIVLGVRFGTQVYFEVAILVALVGFVSTLALAKFLMRGEVIE is encoded by the coding sequence ATGGAAACCCTGCTTGAACTGGCGATCGGCTACGCGCTCGTGTGCGTGCTGGCGGCGATGGTGCTGTGCGCGCTGCGCCTGCTGATCGGCCCCTCGGCGCACGACCGCGTGCTGGCGCTGGACACGCTGTGGATGTGCGGCATGCTGCTGGCGATCGTGCTGGGCGTGCGCTTCGGCACGCAGGTGTATTTCGAGGTAGCGATCCTCGTCGCCCTGGTCGGCTTCGTGTCGACGCTGGCGCTGGCCAAGTTCCTGATGCGCGGAGAAGTCATCGAATGA
- a CDS encoding PHB depolymerase family esterase, with product MIQTLCEQWTRLAFPPAFFPSLTTPGISGTPSGVRPGDSPSRLSRFIARAFEAPAGSLGYKLFIPAAHPAPAPFLVVMLHGCGQNADDFASGTRMNEHAERAGCLVMYPEQTRFGMCGGCWNWFDAAHRQRGHGEAALIAAAARQVAAEYGVPADRVYVAGMSAGGAMAVALGCAYPDVFAAVGCHSGLPHGCADDTATALEAMRSGVFAATCAPAPSAVPVIVFHGDEDQTVHVANGHTVVEHALGALCPAAQRPQGARHAAIARETGSSGGRDFTRVVHRGTDGAVLAEEWIIHGAGHAWSGGDRLGSYTDEKGPSASAEMLRFFADVGAVRYPAAA from the coding sequence ATGATTCAGACACTCTGCGAACAATGGACGCGCCTCGCGTTTCCCCCCGCGTTCTTTCCTTCACTGACCACCCCCGGCATATCCGGCACCCCGAGCGGCGTGCGACCGGGTGATAGCCCATCCCGCCTGTCGCGCTTCATCGCCCGGGCCTTCGAGGCGCCGGCGGGCTCCCTCGGCTACAAACTCTTCATTCCCGCCGCGCACCCGGCGCCTGCGCCTTTCCTGGTCGTGATGCTGCATGGCTGCGGCCAGAATGCCGACGATTTCGCCAGCGGCACGCGGATGAACGAGCATGCCGAGCGGGCGGGCTGCCTGGTGATGTATCCGGAACAGACGCGCTTCGGCATGTGCGGCGGCTGCTGGAACTGGTTCGATGCCGCGCACCGGCAGCGCGGCCATGGTGAAGCGGCGCTGATCGCGGCAGCGGCGCGCCAGGTCGCCGCCGAATACGGTGTCCCGGCCGACCGCGTGTACGTGGCCGGCATGTCGGCCGGCGGCGCGATGGCCGTGGCGCTGGGCTGCGCCTATCCCGATGTCTTTGCCGCCGTGGGCTGCCACTCCGGACTGCCGCACGGCTGTGCCGACGATACCGCCACGGCGCTCGAGGCCATGCGCAGCGGCGTATTCGCCGCCACCTGCGCGCCGGCGCCAAGCGCCGTGCCGGTGATCGTGTTCCATGGCGACGAGGACCAGACCGTGCACGTCGCCAACGGGCACACCGTCGTCGAGCATGCGCTCGGGGCACTGTGTCCCGCCGCGCAGCGGCCGCAAGGCGCGCGCCACGCGGCGATCGCGCGCGAAACGGGCAGCAGCGGCGGGCGCGATTTCACGCGCGTGGTCCATCGCGGCACCGATGGCGCCGTGCTTGCCGAGGAATGGATCATCCACGGTGCCGGACATGCCTGGTCCGGCGGCGATCGCCTGGGCAGTTATACCGATGAGAAGGGACCGTCGGCCAGCGCGGAGATGCTGCGCTTCTTTGCCGACGTGGGAGCCGTCAGGTACCCGGCCGCCGCGTGA
- a CDS encoding heavy metal response regulator transcription factor — MTILVIEDEPKTGDYLQRGLAESGFGVQLARNGRDGLAIAREGGVELVVLDVMLPGMDGWQVLEALRASPATEQIPVLFLTARDEVHDRVRGLELGADDYLVKPFAFVELVARIRTLLRRGPVREEELIHIGDLEIDVIRRRVRRAGTAIVLTAQEFALLHLLARRQGQVLSRALIASQVWDMNFDSDTNVIDAAVRRLRRKIDDPFPQKLIHTRRGMGYVCEVQAAGGA; from the coding sequence ATGACCATCCTGGTGATCGAAGACGAGCCGAAGACCGGCGACTACCTGCAACGCGGGCTGGCTGAATCCGGCTTTGGCGTGCAGCTGGCGCGCAACGGGCGCGACGGCCTGGCCATCGCGCGCGAAGGCGGCGTGGAACTGGTGGTGCTCGACGTGATGTTGCCCGGCATGGATGGCTGGCAGGTGCTCGAAGCGCTGCGCGCCAGCCCGGCGACCGAGCAGATTCCCGTGCTGTTCCTGACGGCGCGCGACGAGGTGCACGACCGCGTGCGCGGCCTGGAACTGGGGGCCGACGATTACCTGGTCAAGCCGTTCGCCTTCGTGGAACTGGTGGCGCGCATCCGCACGCTGCTGCGGCGCGGCCCCGTGCGCGAGGAAGAATTGATACACATCGGCGACCTGGAAATCGACGTGATCCGGCGCCGCGTGCGCCGCGCCGGCACCGCCATCGTGCTGACGGCGCAGGAATTCGCCCTGCTCCACCTGCTCGCGCGCCGCCAGGGCCAGGTGCTGTCGCGCGCCCTCATCGCCTCCCAGGTATGGGACATGAACTTCGACAGCGACACCAATGTGATCGACGCGGCCGTGCGCCGGCTGCGCCGCAAGATCGACGACCCGTTCCCGCAAAAGCTGATCCACACGCGGCGCGGCATGGGCTATGTGTGCGAGGTGCAGGCGGCGGGCGGCGCATGA